The region CAAGGAAGAATGATGGCAAAATTAGGGGGAGCGAACAAATGTGGTTGCTCTGCGTGTAATCCATTTATCAAGCCTAGGCCAGCATGGGAAGAGCCGCCTAAGTTGACACAAAAAGAGCGTATTCACAGACAACGTTTAGCGCTTTATAAAGAGTCAGAGGAAACGCGAATACATGTACAGGAGAATCAGGGCCGATATGCTGCACATAGAGAAAAAATACTGGCTGAACAAAAGGTAGCAAGTCTGGTTATCCTTTCTGCTGCTATTGCCGCAGAAAGTGAAGCTGCACTTTCCGCAGCCATTGCCGCTAACAAAATAACGGCAAATGATGAAATGGAGACTCAGTGGCTTAAAGTGCCTCGTGGCCAACTAACGTTTGATGCTGAAGGAAATGATACCGATGGAAGCATGTTTTTTTCGCGTAAAGTGCATGTGCCGAATAATAAGAGTCTGGTTATCGGCAGCTCTGGTGTAACTATTGGCCGAGGCTTAGACATAGGTAGTCGCTCCGCTGCGGAAGTTGAAGCTATATTTAATCGTGTCGCTCAAGACGCTAATCCTATTTCAGCAGACCTTTTACAGTGGTTAAAATCTGGAGCGGGTAAGAAAAAACAGCATGCTTACGATCACTATCTAACACTAGACAGTCAAGTGCAGAAATCAGAACAGCAGTTAACTAGAAAACAACAACACTTTTTATTTTTAGATATTTACTCTGAATATGAAAAAACCACGAAACGTCTATTAACCAAACAAACTGTTGCTGATGAGTATGGGGTAGTTAATTATGACTCTTTAAGCCAAAAGGTTAAAGATGTGTTAGTTGATCTGACTTATAGGGGGGATAACGTTGGATTTGATGGTAAATACGGCTCAACAAGAAAGTTGATTGTCCCTGCCTTGGTTCAGGATCAAACCCAAGGGCTTTCGGGTGAACAATCTGATTTTTATCGTGTTATGCGAGGGAAGTATTGGGTTCAATCATATGGCGTTGACGATAATCGTTATTTAAAAAGATATAAGGCAATAGAATGAAATTAATTATGTTATTAGGTGCAATGTTATCAACATCAATCTATGCTGCTTCAATTGATGATTATAGGTTCTATTATTCAGATTACAGTTTAGATACCAAAAAAGAGGACACACTGGTTTATATTTTAAAAAATGATCCGTGTATCATAATTGAAAAAATAGGAAAGGGTGAGAAAACTCGCTACTGTAAATTGGGAGACGCTGGTTTTGATCTGGAGTCTGAAGCTCCGAGTGTTTACGCTACTAGATTAACCATAATCGGTGAGAGTGTAGAATTTATTGCTGCAGCTCCATGGAATGAACAGTTTTGTGAAATAGATATTTACGATAAAAAAATCACCTGCAAACCTACCGGGAAAAAATAATAATTAGATGTTAAAAAAAACCATCCTAAAACGGCATACTTATCGGATTAATTTTTTATTTTTGTATGCTATTTTATTCTCTTGCGTATCGTATGCAGAAGTAGAGGTGAAAGTTCCACCAAGCGATGAGTTAAGGACGTTAGTTAAGTCTTATGATAATCAAAATGCCATAACGGGAATCACAATTGCGTATGTTCCGATAAAAAAACCTTGTATTAATATCATTTACAAAGGTAAACACACTGAGCATTGTTTTGTTAATAAAGGCGAAGATTTATCTAACAGTGATAAAATGGGCTTTTACGTGACTTTACAAAATGCAGTAAGAGACGCTGTAACATTTTCTTATGATACTCTATGGTATTCAATGAATTGTCGGATTTTTATTGATGAAAACAAGATAAGTTGTGACAAACCATATGGGTAAATACAAGTAAACTTTACAACAATAATGACTCGGTTATCGGTAACTCTGATGTGACCTTTGGCCGAGGTGTAGACATTGGTAGTCGCTCTGCTGCGGAAGTTGGAGCGATATTTAATCGTGTCGCTCAAGACGCCAATCCTATTTCAGCAGACCGCTTGCCGTGGTTAACATGCAGGCGCCCTGCGCGCGTCATTGGCGAGTGATAAATGCCCCTCAGCAGGCTCGGTAAATCAACAAGTTAAATTCCATCTGATTGTTATTCACCCATCCGCTTGCTTAATGCCAACATTTTTGTCGATATTAAGCGGCGCAGCTTAACCCGATCTCAGGTTAACTTGAAGTGGTCAACTATGCCTGCCTATATTTACTTTTAGA is a window of Shewanella sp. VB17 DNA encoding:
- a CDS encoding pesticin C-terminus-like muramidase; its protein translation is MAKLGGANKCGCSACNPFIKPRPAWEEPPKLTQKERIHRQRLALYKESEETRIHVQENQGRYAAHREKILAEQKVASLVILSAAIAAESEAALSAAIAANKITANDEMETQWLKVPRGQLTFDAEGNDTDGSMFFSRKVHVPNNKSLVIGSSGVTIGRGLDIGSRSAAEVEAIFNRVAQDANPISADLLQWLKSGAGKKKQHAYDHYLTLDSQVQKSEQQLTRKQQHFLFLDIYSEYEKTTKRLLTKQTVADEYGVVNYDSLSQKVKDVLVDLTYRGDNVGFDGKYGSTRKLIVPALVQDQTQGLSGEQSDFYRVMRGKYWVQSYGVDDNRYLKRYKAIE